A window from Citrus sinensis cultivar Valencia sweet orange chromosome 3, DVS_A1.0, whole genome shotgun sequence encodes these proteins:
- the LOC102618704 gene encoding WD repeat-containing protein YMR102C-like has translation MAGVSNEEEEEQFFDTLEEISYVSDRDSDCSEGCSSSVDHLADSVLCYSQSEIWTGYPRSVNERRSKFLKLMGFILDQSLMNAEDSEDESRVRTQLDVDRITENSGAVLRTSGFGDDIHFSQSSISSKLCEAPEVLEHFTLKDHAACRIDDWGKGADLVVSDNDQDEIEIESRLQESGSSQSVSFDEFLGTPGSSSSFVQPLPSRQDEESRDLVDAKRKVKRGWLKKLGAMARIIDRHGSATLKPGDHELTLGQRMRRVRVHPVKKQSRELSSLYTGQEFLAHEGSILTMKFSLDGQYLASGGEDGTVRVWKVIEHERLDGFDVQDTDPSCLYFTINHLSQLIPIDVDKEKIDKTKSLRKSSDLTCVVLPPKVFRLLEKPLHEFQGHSSEVLDLSWSKNGFLLSSSADKTVRLWQVGIGRCLRVFSHNNYVTSVAFNPVDDNYFISGSIDGKVRIWEVRRCQVVDYTDIREIVSAVCYCPDGKGGIVGTMTGNCRFYDIKDNQLYQQNQICLQGKKKLPGKRITGFQFSPSDPSKVIVTSADSLVRVLCGENVVGKFKASAFRVAGSQMFATFTSDGKHVVSPSEDSNIYIWNYSNQDKSSSRSKSIWSCESFLSHNVSVAIPWVGLETTAGALPSPTFGEKMQRNSLKQNNHQNLEGDLDQNMPHSPSDCFSHARDFFLEYMTKSAATWPEEKLPNASPKAVSLSPLCKSKLKLLKSACQSILSNPHLWGLVVVTASWDGRIRTYLNYGLPIRI, from the exons ATGGCGGGTGTGTCTaacgaagaggaagaggaacaATTCTTTGATACCCTTGAAGAGATCTCTTATGTGTCTGATCGTGATTCGGATTGTTCTGAGGGCTGTAGTTCCAGTGTTGACCACCTGGCCGACAGTGTTCTGTGTTATTCACAGTCTGAAATTTGGACTGGATACCCTCGAAGTGTTAATGAGAGGCGGAGTAAGTTCTTAAAGTTAATGGGCTTTATTTTGGATCAAAGTTTGATGAATGCGGAGGATTCAGAGGATGAATCACGTGTTAGAACTCAGCTGGATGTAGatagaattacagaaaatagtgGGGCAGTGTTAAGGACTTCTGGTTTTGGAGATGACATACACTTCAGTCAATCTTCCATTTCTTCCAAGTTGTGTGAAGCACCCGAAGTATTAGAACATTTTACTTTGAAGGATCATGCTGCGTGTAGAATCGATGACTGGGGCAAGGGAGCGGACTTGGTAGTGAGTGACAATGATCAAGATGAGATAGAGATAGAGAGCAGACTGCAGGAATCAGGTTCAAGTCAATCCGTTAGTTTTGATGAGTTTCTGGGAACACCTGGGTCATCATCATCTTTTGTTCAGCCGCTTCCGAGTAGACAAGATGAGGAGTCAAGGGATTTGGTTGATGCAAAAAGGAAAGTGAAGAGGGGCTGGTTGAAGAAATTAGGTGCCATGGCACGAATTATCGACAGACATGGGAGTGCTACTCTGAAGCCTGGTGACCATGAGTTAACCTTAGGCCAAAGGATGCGAAGAGTTCGTGTACATCCAGTGAAAAAACAATCAAGGGAACTATCATCCCTTTATACAGGACAAGAATTTCTTGCACATGAGGGGTCAATTTTGACTATGAAATTCAGTCTTGATGGACAATACTTGGCAAGTGGCGGGGAAGATGGCACGGTGCGGGTGTGGAAGGTCATTGAGCATGAGAGATTAGACGGATTTGATGTTCAAGACACTGATCCTTCATGTCTATACTTCACAATCAATCACCTTTCCCAACTGATTCCTATAGATGTAGATAAAGAGAAAATAGATAAGACAAAGAGTTTGAGAAAATCATCAGACTTGACATGTGTTGTTTTACCACCAAAGGTCTTCCGCTTATTGGAGAAGCCTTTGCATGAGTTCCAGGGACACAGTAGTGAGGTTTTGGATCTCTCGTGGTCTAAGAATGGG TTTCTTCTGTCATCCTCTGCTGATAAGACAGTTCGTCTTTGGCAAGTCGGAATTGGCAGATGCCTGAGAGTTTTTTCGCATAATAATTACG TGACTAGTGTTGCTTTCAATCCTGTGgatgataattatttcattagcGGTTCAATCGATGGGAAAGTTCGCATCTGGGAAGTGCGTCGCTGTCAGGTTGTTGATTACACCGATATAAGAGAGATAGTCTCAGCTGTGTGTTATTGCCCTGATGGAAAG GGCGGAATTGTGGGTACGATGACTGGCAACTGCCGTTTCTATGATATTAAAG ATAATCAATTGTATcagcaaaatcaaatttgctTACAGGGCAAAAAGAAGTTACCAGGCAAGAGGATAACTGGCTTTCAG TTTTCTCCAAGTGATCCCAGCAAAGTGATTGTCACGTCTGCCGATTCACTGGTCCGAGTACTTTGTGGGGAGAATGTCGTTGGGAAATTTAAGG CATCAGCTTTTCGAGTTGCAGGAAGCCAGATGTTTGCAACTTTTACCTCAGATGGGAAACATGTTGTCTCACCCAGTGAAGATTCCAACATCTACATCTGGAACTACTCGAACCAGGACAAGTCCTCTTCTCGATCAAAGAGCATTTGGTCCTGCGAGAGCTTCCTATCCCACAATGTTTCGGTTGCTATCCCTTGGGTTGGCTTGGAAACCACGGCTGGAGCACTTCCATCCCCAACATTTGGTGAGAAAATGCAGAGAAATAGCCTCAAACAGAATAACCATCAAAATCTAGAAGGAGATTTAGACCAAAACATGCCTCACTCTCCATCGGATTGTTTCTCGCATGCacgtgatttttttttagagtacATGACTAAGAGTGCAGCAACTTGGCCTGAGGAGAAGCTTCCAAATGCAAGTCCAAAGGCGGTTTCCCTTTCACCTCTCTGTAAATCAAAGCTAAAGCTTTTGAAGAGTGCTTGCCAAAGCATTTTAAGCAATCCTCACTTGTGGGGTCTTGTGGTTGTTACGGCAAGCTGGGATGGACGCATTAGAACCTATCTGAATTATGGGTTACCTATTCGTATTTGA
- the LOC102619207 gene encoding uncharacterized protein LOC102619207 isoform X1, whose translation MVSLIPETTQKIFTAETLRSAAKQSEGCLIVPVRLRRAIKRYLREQEEPHMKRKVLRLSESFNAIKGVNLTLTESTSKELFEDPLKSVEQSKRWKIKSAYGDIGLKYRDDETIAYVASRMPAVYSACYRVLCEVRRRLPGFSPAKVLDFGAGTGSAFWALREVWPRSLEKVNLVEPSQSMQRAGQSLMQGLKDLPLIHSYNSIQALNKDISKSEREHDLVIASYVLGEVPSLQDRITIVRQLWDLTRDVLVLVEPGTPQGSSIISQMRSHILWMEKRKSRKYEARKSKDTNKETSKDLVTLRSGVHIVAPCPHEGRCPLENSGKYCHFVQRLQRTTSQRAYKRSKSEPLRGFEDEKFSFVAFRRGERPRERWPLDGMKFDTLKEQHAKRNPEDLEIDYEDLLRLQAEAEVEPCKKEDLVNYESDEVQDDTVDSDKDQEKGEEETIPADLGGGWGRIIFSPVRRGRQVAMDVCRSIKRDGSEGSFQHLVFTRSKNPTLHRLAKKSLWGDLWPF comes from the exons ATGGTCAGCTTGATCCCTGAAACCAcacagaaaatatttacagcaGAAACTCTTCGCTCCGCCGCCAAACAATCGGAGGGATGCCTCATTGTCCCCGTCCGCCTGCGCCGCGCCATCAAAAGATACCTCCGAG agCAGGAAGAGCCGCACATGAAGAGGAAAGTGCTGAGGTTATCGGAATCTTTCAACGCGATCAAGGGAGTCAATTTGACGCTGACGGAGTCGACTTCAAAGGAGCTATTTGAGGACCCTTTGAAGTCTGTGGAGCAATCTAAGAGGTGGAAGATCAAAAGCGCTTACGGGGATATTGGTCTTAAGTACAGAGACGATGAGACTATTGCTTATGTTGCTTCTAGAATGCCTGCTGTTTACTCTGCTTGTTACAGAGTCCTTTGCGAG GTTCGCAGGAGGCTACCAGGTTTCTCTCCTGCAAAAGTATTAGATTTTGGTGCTGGAACTGGTTCAGCTTTCTG GGCATTGAGAGAGGTTTGGCCACGGTCTTTGGAAAAAGTGAATTTAGTAGAACCATCCCAATCAATGCAGCGTGCAGGTCAGAGCCTTATGCAAG GTCTGAAGGATCTGCCTCTGATTCATAGTTATAATAGCATACAAGCACTAAATAAAGATATCAGTAAGTCTGAGAGGGAACACGACCTTGTAATTGCT TCTTATGTGCTTGGGGAGGTACCGTCATTGCAGGACCGAATCACAATAGTGCGCCAGCTTTGGGACCTTACTCGGGATGTCCTG GTTTTAGTTGAACCAGGAACACCTCAGGGATCGAGTATCATATCCCAGATGCGATCTCATATATTATGGATGGAGAAAAGG AAAAGTCGCAAATATGAAGCCCGCAAATCTAAAGATACAAACAAGGAAACTTCTAAGGACTTGGTGACTCTCAGAAGTGGTGTGCATATAGTTGCTCCT TGTCCTCATGAGGGGCGTTGTCCATTGGAGAATTCTGGAAAATACTGTCATTTTGTTCAGCGCTTGCAGAGGACAACATCACAGCGTGCATACAAG cGTTCGAAGAGTGAGCCTTTACGTGGCTTTGAGgatgaaaaatttagttttgttGCCTTCAGACGAGGAGAAAGACCAAG GGAACGTTGGCCTCTTGATGGCATGAAATTTGATACTTTGAAGGAGCAGCATGCTAAAAGAAATCCAGAAGATCTTGAGATTGACTATG AGGATCTACTTAGACTACAAGCTGAAGCCGAAGTAGAGCCATGTAAGAAAGAGGATTTGGTTAATTATGAGTCCGATGAAGTTCAAGATGACACTGTTGACAGTGacaaagatcaagagaagggagaagaagaaacaatcCCTGCTGATCTTGGGGGTGGCTGGGGAAGGATTATCTTCAGTCCTGTTCGAAGGGGGAGACAGGTTGCGATGGATGTTTGTCGATCAATCAAAAGGGATGGGTCAGAGGGCTCGTTTCAACATCTGGTCTTCACACGCAGTAAGAATCCTACTCTACATCGTCTGGCCAAGAAATCTCTCTGGGGTGATTTATGGCCGTTCtag
- the LOC102619207 gene encoding uncharacterized protein LOC102619207 isoform X2, giving the protein MKRKVLRLSESFNAIKGVNLTLTESTSKELFEDPLKSVEQSKRWKIKSAYGDIGLKYRDDETIAYVASRMPAVYSACYRVLCEVRRRLPGFSPAKVLDFGAGTGSAFWALREVWPRSLEKVNLVEPSQSMQRAGQSLMQGLKDLPLIHSYNSIQALNKDISKSEREHDLVIASYVLGEVPSLQDRITIVRQLWDLTRDVLVLVEPGTPQGSSIISQMRSHILWMEKRKSRKYEARKSKDTNKETSKDLVTLRSGVHIVAPCPHEGRCPLENSGKYCHFVQRLQRTTSQRAYKRSKSEPLRGFEDEKFSFVAFRRGERPRERWPLDGMKFDTLKEQHAKRNPEDLEIDYEDLLRLQAEAEVEPCKKEDLVNYESDEVQDDTVDSDKDQEKGEEETIPADLGGGWGRIIFSPVRRGRQVAMDVCRSIKRDGSEGSFQHLVFTRSKNPTLHRLAKKSLWGDLWPF; this is encoded by the exons ATGAAGAGGAAAGTGCTGAGGTTATCGGAATCTTTCAACGCGATCAAGGGAGTCAATTTGACGCTGACGGAGTCGACTTCAAAGGAGCTATTTGAGGACCCTTTGAAGTCTGTGGAGCAATCTAAGAGGTGGAAGATCAAAAGCGCTTACGGGGATATTGGTCTTAAGTACAGAGACGATGAGACTATTGCTTATGTTGCTTCTAGAATGCCTGCTGTTTACTCTGCTTGTTACAGAGTCCTTTGCGAG GTTCGCAGGAGGCTACCAGGTTTCTCTCCTGCAAAAGTATTAGATTTTGGTGCTGGAACTGGTTCAGCTTTCTG GGCATTGAGAGAGGTTTGGCCACGGTCTTTGGAAAAAGTGAATTTAGTAGAACCATCCCAATCAATGCAGCGTGCAGGTCAGAGCCTTATGCAAG GTCTGAAGGATCTGCCTCTGATTCATAGTTATAATAGCATACAAGCACTAAATAAAGATATCAGTAAGTCTGAGAGGGAACACGACCTTGTAATTGCT TCTTATGTGCTTGGGGAGGTACCGTCATTGCAGGACCGAATCACAATAGTGCGCCAGCTTTGGGACCTTACTCGGGATGTCCTG GTTTTAGTTGAACCAGGAACACCTCAGGGATCGAGTATCATATCCCAGATGCGATCTCATATATTATGGATGGAGAAAAGG AAAAGTCGCAAATATGAAGCCCGCAAATCTAAAGATACAAACAAGGAAACTTCTAAGGACTTGGTGACTCTCAGAAGTGGTGTGCATATAGTTGCTCCT TGTCCTCATGAGGGGCGTTGTCCATTGGAGAATTCTGGAAAATACTGTCATTTTGTTCAGCGCTTGCAGAGGACAACATCACAGCGTGCATACAAG cGTTCGAAGAGTGAGCCTTTACGTGGCTTTGAGgatgaaaaatttagttttgttGCCTTCAGACGAGGAGAAAGACCAAG GGAACGTTGGCCTCTTGATGGCATGAAATTTGATACTTTGAAGGAGCAGCATGCTAAAAGAAATCCAGAAGATCTTGAGATTGACTATG AGGATCTACTTAGACTACAAGCTGAAGCCGAAGTAGAGCCATGTAAGAAAGAGGATTTGGTTAATTATGAGTCCGATGAAGTTCAAGATGACACTGTTGACAGTGacaaagatcaagagaagggagaagaagaaacaatcCCTGCTGATCTTGGGGGTGGCTGGGGAAGGATTATCTTCAGTCCTGTTCGAAGGGGGAGACAGGTTGCGATGGATGTTTGTCGATCAATCAAAAGGGATGGGTCAGAGGGCTCGTTTCAACATCTGGTCTTCACACGCAGTAAGAATCCTACTCTACATCGTCTGGCCAAGAAATCTCTCTGGGGTGATTTATGGCCGTTCtag